The genomic segment AGAGGCGACGAGCGTTATCGCAGGTCAGAGCGTTGTTGAATAGCCTCTTTCCGTGTTTCGAATGACGTTTTCGGAAGTTGGAGTTGCCTATAGGCAATCCATGTTCGATTCCAGATCGCCGTCGTGAGAAGCTGTGACGCGGCAGTGATGTGCCTATAGGCAACTGCTCAGTAGCATCTTCGTATTCGTATTGCCTATGGGCAAGATCGCAGGTGAGAGGAGGGGTATGGGGCAGTCGAGCGCAGTCCGGCGGCTACCGGCGGTCAACCGCGGGACGGGCGAGATCGTGCAGCTTGAGTTGCTGGGCCGCGAATCGTTCCAGCAGGAAGAGGTGCGGGAGAGGCCGGTACTGCCAGGAGTCCGATACGACTGGCAGCCCCACGCGGGACGCCACGTGAACGTTGCCAAGTCCTTGATGAGAAAGGTCTGGCACAAGGACAGCGGTTACCGTCAGAACGACCGGGACATCTTCGGGTTCTACGTGGCGCACTCGCCCGAGCGTGCCGAGCCGCTGCGCATGACCTTCAAGGAGATCGCGCAGACTCTCGGCATCCGGCCCGATACCGTGGCACGGTCGGTGGGCAAGCTCCACGCTGGCGGGCTGTTGTTGGAAGCCGAAAAGGTGGGCCGGATGAAGTTCTACCGAATCAACCCCCGCGCTGCGTACGACGGTTCGGCATCCGACCAGACACGAGCCGTCCGGGACGCCCGGTACCCGGTGGTTCCCGCTCCGAAGGCCCCACCAGGACCCCGGAAGAAGGAGGCC from the Streptomyces sp. WMMB303 genome contains:
- a CDS encoding winged helix-turn-helix domain-containing protein encodes the protein MGKIAGERRGMGQSSAVRRLPAVNRGTGEIVQLELLGRESFQQEEVRERPVLPGVRYDWQPHAGRHVNVAKSLMRKVWHKDSGYRQNDRDIFGFYVAHSPERAEPLRMTFKEIAQTLGIRPDTVARSVGKLHAGGLLLEAEKVGRMKFYRINPRAAYDGSASDQTRAVRDARYPVVPAPKAPPGPRKKEAM